The sequence below is a genomic window from Halosolutus gelatinilyticus.
CGCCAGAAACAGCGTCGCCGTCGCGACGGGAACCGCCAGCAGCGCCGTCCGAAGTCCGAACAGCGTTCGAATCGTCTCCGCGTGATAGCTCGCGACCGCTGCTAGCACGGCGAACCCCGCGTAGATCACCCCCAGCATCGCCGCTTCGGGGATCGCTCCGCCGATCGGAGCCGCGACGTCGATCGCGTCGAGCGCGGAAACGGTGATCGGTTGCACGTACGTGTCGGCGACGTTGACGATCGCGAAGAACAGCGCGACGAACGGGACGAACGTCCGGAGCGAGGGCCGCGAGAACTGCGTGCGGAGCAGCGCGAGCGATCCGCGAACGCCGGTCCCGGCTTCGCCGGCGATCGAGCCTTCGTATCGGCCGTTCTTCGGCATGGAGAGCACGACAACGACGCCCGCACCGTGAAGGACGGCCGAAGCGATGAACGGATACGTCGGATGCGCCGCGTACAGGAATCCGCCCGCGATCATCGTCACCGCCGAAACCCAGTGGTGTACCGAACCGCCCCTGCCGCGGACGCGCGTGAACGACCGCTCGTCCATTCGATCTCGGAGCGTCTCGTAGAGCCACGCGTCCGACGTCCCCGACCGAACCGACAGCGCGATCGACCAGATCGCGTACAGGACGACGAAGCCGGCGAAGGAGTCGACGAAAACGAATCCGCCGATCGAAACGGCCATCGCGGTCATTCCGAGCGCGAGGGCGTTCCGGCGACCGAACCGATCCGCCACGTACCCCGTCGGCACCTCGAACGCGACGACGAGGACGGCCGAAACCGCGCCGAGCGTCCCGATCTGCGTGAACGCGAGATCGTTCCACAGCAGGAACAGTGTGAACACGGGCCAGATGAAGCCGACCGAATCGGTCGCCCGGTACAGATAGTAGGAGCGAACCGCCGTCGATCGAGGAGCCTGCCGGGACATCTCTCGTTTCTCTCGTCGTCGTGGCGCCTCGCGATAACGTCTCGCTGATCGTCATTTTTGTAGACGGGATGATGATTTCGGGCGGGGATGGCGGCTGTTCGGTCGATCGGCGACCGATTCTGTGCCAATATCTCTCCTGGAATTCATCAACATTCGTGATGTATAACTACGAGATACTACTCTTGTGGGCATCGCCCACGCAAGGCATATGTGTGCTTCTATCGTTCTGCCAGGTGATGACGGCAGGATACTACAACTGCATTGAGTGTGGATCAAAGATGAATTACCAGACGACGAAACATAACGGCTGCCGGAACTGTGGGTTCCTCCCCCACCACAGTGCCGACTGAATCGTCCCTCGAAGTCCGCCGAATCGTCGCGTGATTGCGCCGGTCAGGTCGCCCCTTCGTCGCGTACCGATCGCCACAGAGCGCCCGATCATCCGACCCAGTCTCGTCACGGGGTTCTTACCGAACCGCTCGCGTCGCCCCGTCGATGATCTCGAGCGCTTCTTTCAGCTCCTCGGTGCTCGTCGCGTACGAGAGCCGGGCGTACCCCTCGCCGTTCGCGCCGAAGGCGTCTCCGGGGACGACGATGACGTTCCGATCGAGCACTTCCTCGCACCAGCCGTCGGGAACCTTCGGCATGACGTAGAACGCGCCCTGGGGAGTCGGCACGTCGAGGCCGGCGTCCTCGAGTCCGTCGAGGACGACGTCGCGGCGTCGTTCGAAGGCGTCGACCATCTCCCGGACCGGTTCCTGGGGCCCCGTCAGCGCCGCCTCGGCGGCGTACTGGGCGGGCGCGGAGGCGCAGGCCTGGGCGTACTGGTGGACCCGGAGCATGCG
It includes:
- a CDS encoding MFS transporter; the encoded protein is MSRQAPRSTAVRSYYLYRATDSVGFIWPVFTLFLLWNDLAFTQIGTLGAVSAVLVVAFEVPTGYVADRFGRRNALALGMTAMAVSIGGFVFVDSFAGFVVLYAIWSIALSVRSGTSDAWLYETLRDRMDERSFTRVRGRGGSVHHWVSAVTMIAGGFLYAAHPTYPFIASAVLHGAGVVVVLSMPKNGRYEGSIAGEAGTGVRGSLALLRTQFSRPSLRTFVPFVALFFAIVNVADTYVQPITVSALDAIDVAAPIGGAIPEAAMLGVIYAGFAVLAAVASYHAETIRTLFGLRTALLAVPVATATLFLAAGITPLVAIPVFFAMKGAGALYEPLVNQYLNGRIESVGRATLLSTASMGYALVRAPLKPLAGYLADLTSPIALLGVLGGAFVSIALVLVAVATPIPADGGADSPDPSADVD